The stretch of DNA GCCTTCACGGCTTCGTAGGCCACCGACGCGGGGTCGGCTCCGTCAATATCGGACTTGACGGTGGGAACGCCGACGCGCTGTCCCCAGGTGGCCAGCTGTTCGGCGGCGGCGGCACGGAAGGTGTCTGCGGCACCAAGGATGACATCCTTGTCTTCAGCCACCAGCACGCGTGCCAGCTTGCCCACCGTGGTGGTCTTGCCCACGCCGTTGACGCCCACCACCATCATGACGGCCGGCTTGTCCCCGTGGCGCTGGACATTCAAGGTGCGGTCCATGGTGGGGTCAACCACCTTGATGAGTTCCTCGCGGAGCATGGCCTTGACGTGCTCCGGGCTGCGAGTGCCGAGAACCTTGACGCGTTCGCGGAGGGCATCCACCAGCTGCATGGTCGGTTCGGTGCCGAGGTCCGCCAGGAGGAGGGTTTCCTCCACCTCGTCCCAGACATTCTCATCGATCTTGTCGCTGGAAAGGAGGGCCAGCAGGCCCTTGCCCATGATGCTGTTGGAGCGGATCAGGCGTTCGCGCAGCCGGGTCAGGCGTCCCGCCACGGGCAGGGGGGTTTCAACCGGAATAACTTCCAGTCCGGCGGCGTCGTCGGGGACTGTGGTGTCCACGCCGTCAAGGTCCGCCCCGGCGGGGGCTGTCCGCTCCGTAGTGGCGGTATCTTCGGCCACGAGGGTGCTGCCACCGGGCCGGAGTTCGGGGTCGTTTGCGTCACGCGTTCCCGGGTAGCGGTTGATGTTCTTCCGCGTCTTCACCAGGACCGGGATCAGGGCTCCGACAACCACCAGGGCACCGAGAATGGACAGGATTATGGGAAGGATGTCATTCACTCCCCTAGCTTCTCATAACCGCCGGAGCCCTTTTCCCGCTGCGGCGGGGAGCTGACCTGCCGTTACTCGGGTGTTGGCCCGGTGACAGTCCGGCGGCGGTCAGGCAAACACCGGTCAGTCGTCGTTGCCCAGGCGCTGGCTGATCACGGTGGAGACGCCGTCGCCGCGCATGGTGACTCCGTAAAGGGCGTCGGCCACTTCCATGGTGCGCTTCTGGTGGGTGATGACAATGAGCTGGCTGGACTCACGCAGTTCTTCGAAGATAGTGATCAGCCGGCCCAGGTTGGTGTCGTCCAGGGCGGCCTCCACTTCGTCCATGACGTAGAACGGGGAGGGGCGGGCTTTGAAGATCGCGACGAGCAGGGCCACCGCAGTCAGGGACCGCTCCCCGCCGGACAGCAGTGACAGCCTCTTGATCTTTTTGCCCGCGGGACGGGCCTCCACTTCGATTCCGGTGGTGAGCATGTCCGCGGGGTCGGTCAGGACCAGCCGGCCTTCGCCGCCGGGAAAAAGCCGGTCGAATACCCGGACGAACTGTGCCTGGGTGTCCTCGAATGCCTCGGTGAACACCCGCTGGACCCTGTTGTCCACTTCCTTAATGATGTCCAGCAGGTCCTTGCGGCTTGCCTTGAGGTCCTCCAGCTGGGTGCTGAGGAACTGGTGGCGTTCCTCCAGGGCTGCGAACTCCTCCAGCGCCAGCGGATTGACCTTTCCCAGGCTGGACAGGTCGCGTTCGGCCTTCCGGAGGCGTTTCTCCTGTTCAGCCCTGACGAACGGCACCCCTTCGACGATGGCCTCACCGGTTTCATCCACCGGGGCACGCAGGGCAGCCCATTTGTCGCCTGTTTCCTGCGCGGGAACCGGAACTGCAACGTGCGGACCAAACTCCGCCACCAGGGCGTCAGGGGTGATCCCGAGTTCATCGACGGACCGGGTTTCCAGGGCTTCGATGCGGGCGCGCTGCTGGGCCCTGGCAAGCTCGTCACGGTGGACGTTGTCGGTAAGCTCGGCGAGCTCCTTGGCGAGCAGTTCGTTGGCGGCGCGGAGTTCCTGCAGCTCACTGTCCCGGCGTTCGCGGTTTTCTTCCGCCAGGTCACGGGCGTGCCGTGCCATATCAACGGAAACGTCCACGAAGTCCAGGGCCGAGTCAACAGCCGCCCGGACCGCCGCTGCCCGCCGGGCCTCGATGCGCCGGCGCCGCGCCCTTTCGGCAGCCTCCTCACGGGCACGCCGTTCAGTGGCGGCAGCACGTTCCAGTGAGGCGACGCGGTTGCGTGTGGCCGCCGCCTGCTCTTCGGTGCTCCGCAGCGACAACCGGGCCTCCACCTCTGCCGCACGGGCGGCCGAGGCAGCCTTTGCGAGGGCATCACGCTCTGCCGTTGACGGTTCCTGCTCGAGAGGCACCTCCTGTGCCGCGGCAAGCCTGGCCGTGATGGCCGCGAGCGCCTGCTCCTCTGACTCCACGTTGGCCTCGGCGCGGGCCAGCGAGGCCGCGAGCCGGTCGCTTTCGCCCACGGCGCTGCGCAGTACTGAGTTGAGGTGTCCCAGCCGCTCAGCTACTGCGGCCAGCCGCGCGTCGGACTCGTGCAGCCTGTCCAGGGCGGCGTCCGCCTTTTCCTGCGCTCCGGCGCGCTCTGCCTCGGCCCTGGCGAGGGCGAACCTGTTGCGCTCCAAGGCGCCGGTAACCTGCCCAAGCTCTTTGTCGGCGTCGTCCACGGCGGCCTGGACTTCCAGCAGTGACGGCGCCTTCGCCGAGCCGCCGGTAACGGACACGGCGGTAAAGATGTCCCCCGCGTGGGTGACGGCTGTCAGGCCGGGCTGTTCCGCTACAAGGGCCGCGGCGGCCTGGATATCGGGCACGACGGCGGTCCGGCACAGCAGGTGCCGCACCAGCGGGGTGTAGGCGTCGGCGGTGTCGACGAGGCTTGCGGCCAGGACCGCCCCTGCCGGGAGTGCCTGGGCCGGTGGATGGCCTTCGGGCAGTGGACCCGCTGGAACCAGCAGCAACGAGGCCCGGCCGGCGTCGTCGTCCTTGAGCATCTGCAGGACGGACTCCGCGGTGGACGGGTCCTCGACCAGGAGCGCCTCGGAGGCTTCCCCGAGTGCTGCGGCGATGGCGGTCTCATAACCGGCCCGCACCCGCAGCTCACCGGCGAGCGCGCCCCGGACCCCGCCAAGCCCTGACTGCAGGACGTGCCTGGCTGCGTCCTTGCGCTCCAGGCCGAGCTTCAGGGCCTCGAGGCGGGCTGCGAGGGCATCGCGCCGGCGGATGCCCTCGTTGACGTCTGATTTGAGGTCCGAGATTTCCTGCAGGACGGTATCCAGCGCTTCGCTGGCGGCCTCGTATTCTGCGTCGAGGGACTCCTCGCCTTCCTCCACGCCCGCAACCTGGTTTTCCAGGGCGGTGAACTCTTCCTGCGCCCTGGCACGCCGCCCGGCACCAGCGGACAGTGATTCGCGGAGCCGGCCGAGCTCCGCCTGGGCGGACTCCACCCGGGAGCGGGCAGTTCCGACCTGGCCCGCGAGGCGCGCCAGGCCTTCCCTGCGGTCTGCGACCGCACGCAGTTCCGCGGTGAGGCGCTGGTCCTCGGCCTGCGCCGCGCGCTCTGCTTCCGCCTTGGCCGCCGTTGCGGCTTCAAGGGCCGTGCGCCGGCCCGCGAGTGACTGTTCAAGTCCGGCCAGTTCACTGCCCACGCGCGCCGCCTGCCGTTCCAGCTGCTCGGGATCCCGGCCCCCGGACGGTGCATCGTCCACGGATCCGAGCACGCGGCTCCGCTCCTGGGCCAGCGACCCGAGGGAACGGAGCCGCTCCCGTGCGGCCGTCAGCCTGTACCACGTGTCCCGGGCCGCGTTGAGGCGCGGCGTAGCTTCGGCTGCGAGCTGCTCCAGGGCAGCCTGTTGCCGGCGCCCGGATTCCAGTTCCTGCCCCACGATGATTCGCCGCTCCTTCAGTGCGGCTTCGTCAGCGACGTCCTGCTGCAGAACCAGTTGCAACTGCACCAGGTCATCGGCCAGCAGGCGGGCGCGGGCATCCCTGACGTCGAACTGGACGCGCTGGGCGCGGCGCGCCACCTCGGCCTGCTTGCCCAAGGGTGTGAGCTGGCGGCGGATCTCGCCCGTCAGGTCCGTGAGGCGCTGCAGGTTTGCCTGCATTGCCTCGAGTTTGCGCACCGTCCGTTCCTTGCGCCGTCGGTGTTTGAGGATCCCGGCGGCTTCTTCGATGAAGCCCCGGCGGTCCTCGGGGGTAGCGTGCAGGACCCGGTCCAGCTGGCCTTGGCCCACGATGACATGCATTTCCCGGCCCATGCCGGAATCGGAGAGCAGTTCCTGGATGTCCAGCAGGCGGCAGCCGGCGCCGTTGATGGCGTACTCCGAGCCTCCTGTTCGGAACAGCGTCCGGGAGATGGTGACTTCGCTGTACTCAATAGGCAGGGCGCCGTCAGTGTTATCGATGGTCAGCGAGACATGTGCCCGTCCCAGTGGGGGGCGGCCGGAGGTCCCAGCGAAGATGACGTCCTCCATCTTGCCGCCGCGGAGGGTCTTGGCGCCCTGCTCCCCCATCACCCAGGCCAGGGCGTCCACTACATTGGACTTGCCGGAGCCGTTTGGCCCCACCACGGCAGTGACTCCCGGTTCGAAGTCGAAGGTGGTGGCGGAGGCGAAGGACTTGAACCCCCGGACGGTCAGGCTTTTGAGGTGCAAGGCTTTTCGGGTCTCCTGGGCGGGGCTGGGGCGGCTGCTTGGCGGTCCTAAATCTACCGGGTTGCGGCCGAAAGTCGCGGATCCGGCGCCGCCTGTCCCGTCCCGCCCCGCGTATATCCGCCAGCAGGTAGGCGGGGACGCGTCATCGGACCACGGCCGGAGACCAGGCATGTTCGATGAAGAGTTCCGGGGTTGCTCCGGCGTGCGTGGACAGGGACCAGATATCGCTGTCCTGGCCGGTATCATCGCGGGGAAGTCCATAGAGGATGGTGTTCCCGTCCAGCCATTCGAGCTGGTCGTCCAGGTTCCGCTGTTCGCCCAGCACGGTGACGTTTCCCGTGGCAAGGTCCAGCACGGCAGGGTGGCGGTCACCCACCAGGGTCCCGGAGTCACTTTTCTTGAACGCGATCCGCTTGCCGTCCGGGGAGATGGACGGGCATTCCACCCCTGAAGCAACCACTGTCAGCGTCCGCTCTGCCAGGTCGCCGCGGACCAGCCAGATGTTCCCCTGGGACGAGGCAGTGGCGTAGAACGCGTTGGGCGCGCCAGGCACGAACGTCACGCCCCAGATGTTCCGGTCCGTGGCCTTGATGCGGGTTCCGTCTGCCATCAGGGCGAAGGTTTCGAGGTTTCCGTAGACTGTGCCGTCTGCACCGCGGATCACAGTCTCCGTGGAGAATCCCGCCGAAGCGTAGGAGTGCCCCGCGACGAATACCGTGCTGGCCAGGAGCGCTCCGTCGGGGCTGATCCGGGTCCGGCTGGGGATACCCCCGAGTGCCCATCCCTGCAGGGGCTGGAGCGACGGGCCATATGTGCTTGCCTCGAATGTGGTGGGAACAGCGTTCTTCGTCGCCAGGCAGCTGACAATCTGCCGGGTGGCATAGACGCGGTCGCACGCACGGCCGGAGAGGAACCGCTCCCCCGACGGATTGGTGAGAGGAGCGAAAGCGGCTTCACCGTTTCCCCGGCCGGCGGCGGTGTTGCGGAACATCACGAAGGGTTCCGCGGGGAGGGCGCTTGCAGCAGCGACCTGGACCGCGGGCACCGCTGCCTGGCTGGTTCTGGCCTCCTGGAACGCCGTGGCGGCGTAGGCGCCGGCCCCGGCCAGAGACAGGAGCGTGACCGCCAGCAGCGCCACTATCCGCCGGGGGACGCCGGCAACGGACCGAAGGCGGGGACCTGCAGCGGCAGCATGCGCGCCGTCGTCGCCCGTTCCTTTGCGGCGGGCGGGCCGGGCCTGCTGGGCGCGCCCGCTCAAGACGCTGTCCGCGGGGTATGGCGCAGGAGTACCGTCGCTGCGCCAAGGGCCGGAAGAAGGAGAACAGCCACGCAGGCCGCCGCCGCTGCGGGGCCAGCGGCGTACCACAGCACGCCGAACGCAGCCGCGGACACCATCCGGCTGAGGGCCACCACGGTTTGGGCCGTCCCGAGCGCGGTGCCGAGATATTTCGGTACCGCCAGCTGGGAGACCATAGCGGCGAGTACCCCGTCCGTTGCCGCGTAGAACAGGCCGAGCAGCAGCAGGCAGCCAAGGGTGGCTGCCGTGCCCCCGGCTGGAACGGCAGCCAGCACGTAACAGGCGAAGAGCGCCAGGTGGCCGGCCAGGAACACCGGCACCCGGCCCAAGCGGTCGGCCAGGCGACCGATGGGGATCGCGAAAACAAGGAATGCGGCGTTGGTGCCCACGAACAGGAGGGGGAACCATTGCACGGGAAACGCTTCGCGGCTTTGCAGCAGCAGGTACACGAAGCCATCGCCGATGGTCAGCAGGCCCAGCAGCCCTGCTGCCACGAGCAGCCGTGGCAGTCCCCGGACCCTGAGCGCCCGCCACGAGGTCCGCGACCATCCCGTTTTCGGTTGATGCGCGGGCGCTTCGGCCAACGGTTCCCGGAGGTCAGTCTCCGCTGCCGGTGCTTTGCCGGGCCATGCCGTTCTGTTGGGCACCGCCAGCAGCAGCACGGCGACTCCGATGACGGCAAACGCCAACGACACCACGAAGACGCTGCTGTACCCGTTGGGAATCAGTGACAGCAGCGCGAAAGCAATCAGCGGTCCGGCGGCCGCGCCGATGTTGTCGAGCATCCTGTGGACACCGAAGGACCGCGCGAGGTAGTCGGGCTGCGCTTCGGCAGCGATCATGGCGTCGCGCGGGGCGGTGCGGATGCCCTTGCCCACCCTGTCGCCGGTAACGATGGCTGCTATGGACCAGAACCCGCCGGCGAAGAGGAAGCCCACGCGGGCCACCATGGAGAGCCCGTATCCGGCCGCGGCTACGCTCTTCGGCCGGCCGGTCCGGTCGGAGATCCAGCCGGCACCGATCCGGACGATGGCGCTGGCACCCTGGTTGATGCCGTCGACAATTCCGAAGGCAATGGTGGAAAGCCCCAGGAACCCGGTGACATAGAGGGGAAGGACGGCGGCCACGGACTCGGACGAGATGTCGGTGGCCATGCTGACGATGCCAAGCCAGATGATCACCGGGGACAGGCGGAATGCTGTGCGGGTGGCGGACAGGACAGTGTCCGGCTGGTCTTTGCGGCCACCTTTGCGGTCTGACATCGATATGTACAACGGCTGCCCGTCCCTCAATCAGCTGGGATGGCGTTGCACTGCCGCGGGCCGCGCACCGCCTGTTCCGGGCCAGCCTTTCAGCCGGCGGCCGGTTGGGGAATCAAGAAAGCCGAAACTTTTTGTTGGCGTTACCAGCGTCCGTTGCGGGGCCGCGGCTGGCATACCGGGCACGTGTAGGAGGACCGGTTCATGAACTGTTCACGGCGGATGGTGGCGTGGATTCCCGCAGCCGTGCACCGTTTGCAGGGCTCGCCTTCGCGCCCGTAGGCATTGAGCGACCGGTCAAAATATCCGGAGGCCCCGTTGACGTTTACGTACAGGGAATCGAAGCTGGTTCCGCCGGCGTCCAGGGCATCGAGCATGACCGCCCGGGCGCTGTCGATAAGCCGGAAGGCGTCAGCCCGCCGCAGCTTGTCGGTGGGACGCGCGTAGTGCAACCGTGCACGCCAGAGGGCCTCATCGGCGTAGATGTTACCGATTCCCGAAACCAGCCCCTGGTCCAGGAGCGCCCGTTTCAACCCGGTTTTCCGCGCACGCAGGCGCTGGTAGAAACGGTCGAATGAGAAGGCCGGGTCCAGCGGATCCCGGGCAATGTGTGACGCCTCCCCGGCGATCAGCGGAAGGGGCGACTCCGCGAGGCCGCCGGGGCCGCCGTCGTCGGTGGGAACCAACGCGGTGACAAAGAGCCCACCGAAAATGCGCTGGTCCACGAAGCGCAGCTGGCCAGGCATGCCGGCACTGGGGCTGAGATGGAGCCGGACTTTCAGGTGCTTTTCGTCCGGAACGCCCGCGTCCTGCATGAGCAGTTGCCCGCTCATGCCAAGGTGGGCCATCAGCGCCACCCGCGAGGGTGGGGCTTGTCCGTTGCCTGCCGCCTGCTGGTGGGCGGAACCATCGACTAACGGCAGCCACAGGAATTTGCCGCGCCGGACGACATCAGACACGGTGGCACCCTGCAGGTTGCCGATGAAGTCCTCCACACCGAGGGCGTGGCGGCGGATGGAGCGGGGGTCCAGCACATCGACAGACTCGATGGTCCTGCCGCGGACCCAGCTCACCAGGCCGCGGCGGACCACCTCCACCTCGGGCAGTTCAGGCACGGGAGGCTACTTGGCGGGGACTGAGCCGGCGGACTTGCCGGCGCCGTCAGCGGCATCGGGTCCGGACAGGACGCGCCAGGCATCCGCCGCAGCCTCCTGCTCCGCTTCCTTCTTGGAATGGCCCGTGCCCTTGCCGTAGGGCTTGCCGCCGATATTCAGGACTGCGCTGAAGGTGCGTGCGTGGTCCGGCCCTGCGCCCTCCACTGCATAGTGGATGGTTCCAAGCTGCCGGCTTGCCGCGAGCTCCTGGATGCTGGTTTTCCAGTCAGTCCCGGCCCCAAGCACGGCTGCATCCTTGAGCAAGGGTCCAATCAGGCGCATGACCAGCTGGCGCGCGGTCTCGATGTCGTTGGAGACGTAGGTGGCACCAATCAATGCTTCCATGGTGTCAGCGAGGATGGAGGCCTTGTTCTTGCCCTCCGTGAGTTTCTCGCCCTGTCCCAGGTAAATGAACTCGCCGATGCCAAGGCTCCGGCCGATGTTGGCAAGGGCCCGCGTGCTGACCACGGCCGAACGCCGCTTGGCCAGCTCGCCCTCGGGGAGATCCGGATTGTCCCGGTAGAGGGAATCCGTGACCGAGAAGCCCAGGATGGAGTCCCCCAGGAATTCGAGCCGCTCGTTGGTGGGGATTCCGCCGTTTTCGTAGGCGTAGGAACGGTGTGTGAGCGCAAGACGAAGCGTCCCGGCGTCAATAGTGACGCCGAGACGCTTCAGAAGCTCTTCAGTTGAAGACATCAGTCAGCCTGAGTGGCCGATTAGACGTCAGCGACCTTGCGGCCCTTGTACTCAAGGAACAGCGCAGTGCCAGCAGAGTCGGTAACGACCTTCGCCTGGTGCGGCAGGCTGTAGGTGACCTGGCCGTTTTCAACGGTCTTCACCAGGTGGGGGGCGGTCGCCTTCCACTGCGAGCGGCGGGCGCGGGTATTCGAGCGAGACATTTTCCGCTTGGGAACAGCCACGGCTAACTCATTTCTCTCTAGACAAACACGTACAAATCAATTTTGCCGGTCAGGCTTAGCCATATCAGCTAGGGCAGCCCAGCGAGGATCCAAGACCTCGTGGTGGTGCCCCGGCTCGTCTTCCAGGCGTACTCCGCATTCGGAGCAAAGGCCCTGGCAGTCTTCCCGGCACACCGGCTGGAACGGCAGGTTGGTGACAACCGCGTCCCGCAACACCGGTTCAAGATCGATTACATCGTGCTCGACTCGACGTTGCTCTTCATCTTCTTCTCCGTCCGAAAGCTCAGCACCTTCGTAGAAGAAAAGTTCTTGCACATTGACCTCAAGGTCATACGCAAGGGGATCCAGG from Pseudarthrobacter chlorophenolicus A6 encodes:
- the smc gene encoding chromosome segregation protein SMC; this translates as MHLKSLTVRGFKSFASATTFDFEPGVTAVVGPNGSGKSNVVDALAWVMGEQGAKTLRGGKMEDVIFAGTSGRPPLGRAHVSLTIDNTDGALPIEYSEVTISRTLFRTGGSEYAINGAGCRLLDIQELLSDSGMGREMHVIVGQGQLDRVLHATPEDRRGFIEEAAGILKHRRRKERTVRKLEAMQANLQRLTDLTGEIRRQLTPLGKQAEVARRAQRVQFDVRDARARLLADDLVQLQLVLQQDVADEAALKERRIIVGQELESGRRQQAALEQLAAEATPRLNAARDTWYRLTAARERLRSLGSLAQERSRVLGSVDDAPSGGRDPEQLERQAARVGSELAGLEQSLAGRRTALEAATAAKAEAERAAQAEDQRLTAELRAVADRREGLARLAGQVGTARSRVESAQAELGRLRESLSAGAGRRARAQEEFTALENQVAGVEEGEESLDAEYEAASEALDTVLQEISDLKSDVNEGIRRRDALAARLEALKLGLERKDAARHVLQSGLGGVRGALAGELRVRAGYETAIAAALGEASEALLVEDPSTAESVLQMLKDDDAGRASLLLVPAGPLPEGHPPAQALPAGAVLAASLVDTADAYTPLVRHLLCRTAVVPDIQAAAALVAEQPGLTAVTHAGDIFTAVSVTGGSAKAPSLLEVQAAVDDADKELGQVTGALERNRFALARAEAERAGAQEKADAALDRLHESDARLAAVAERLGHLNSVLRSAVGESDRLAASLARAEANVESEEQALAAITARLAAAQEVPLEQEPSTAERDALAKAASAARAAEVEARLSLRSTEEQAAATRNRVASLERAAATERRAREEAAERARRRRIEARRAAAVRAAVDSALDFVDVSVDMARHARDLAEENRERRDSELQELRAANELLAKELAELTDNVHRDELARAQQRARIEALETRSVDELGITPDALVAEFGPHVAVPVPAQETGDKWAALRAPVDETGEAIVEGVPFVRAEQEKRLRKAERDLSSLGKVNPLALEEFAALEERHQFLSTQLEDLKASRKDLLDIIKEVDNRVQRVFTEAFEDTQAQFVRVFDRLFPGGEGRLVLTDPADMLTTGIEVEARPAGKKIKRLSLLSGGERSLTAVALLVAIFKARPSPFYVMDEVEAALDDTNLGRLITIFEELRESSQLIVITHQKRTMEVADALYGVTMRGDGVSTVISQRLGNDD
- the ftsY gene encoding signal recognition particle-docking protein FtsY; the protein is MNDILPIILSILGALVVVGALIPVLVKTRKNINRYPGTRDANDPELRPGGSTLVAEDTATTERTAPAGADLDGVDTTVPDDAAGLEVIPVETPLPVAGRLTRLRERLIRSNSIMGKGLLALLSSDKIDENVWDEVEETLLLADLGTEPTMQLVDALRERVKVLGTRSPEHVKAMLREELIKVVDPTMDRTLNVQRHGDKPAVMMVVGVNGVGKTTTVGKLARVLVAEDKDVILGAADTFRAAAAEQLATWGQRVGVPTVKSDIDGADPASVAYEAVKAGIDQEVDVVMIDTAGRLQNKVGLMDELGKVKRVVEKLAEVDEVLLVLDATTGQNGLNQARVFSEVVNITGIVLTKLDGTAKGGIVVAIQKSLGVPVKLIGLGEGADDLAPFDAEQFVDALLN
- a CDS encoding MFS transporter, encoding MSDRKGGRKDQPDTVLSATRTAFRLSPVIIWLGIVSMATDISSESVAAVLPLYVTGFLGLSTIAFGIVDGINQGASAIVRIGAGWISDRTGRPKSVAAAGYGLSMVARVGFLFAGGFWSIAAIVTGDRVGKGIRTAPRDAMIAAEAQPDYLARSFGVHRMLDNIGAAAGPLIAFALLSLIPNGYSSVFVVSLAFAVIGVAVLLLAVPNRTAWPGKAPAAETDLREPLAEAPAHQPKTGWSRTSWRALRVRGLPRLLVAAGLLGLLTIGDGFVYLLLQSREAFPVQWFPLLFVGTNAAFLVFAIPIGRLADRLGRVPVFLAGHLALFACYVLAAVPAGGTAATLGCLLLLGLFYAATDGVLAAMVSQLAVPKYLGTALGTAQTVVALSRMVSAAAFGVLWYAAGPAAAAACVAVLLLPALGAATVLLRHTPRTAS
- the mutM gene encoding bifunctional DNA-formamidopyrimidine glycosylase/DNA-(apurinic or apyrimidinic site) lyase, which translates into the protein MPELPEVEVVRRGLVSWVRGRTIESVDVLDPRSIRRHALGVEDFIGNLQGATVSDVVRRGKFLWLPLVDGSAHQQAAGNGQAPPSRVALMAHLGMSGQLLMQDAGVPDEKHLKVRLHLSPSAGMPGQLRFVDQRIFGGLFVTALVPTDDGGPGGLAESPLPLIAGEASHIARDPLDPAFSFDRFYQRLRARKTGLKRALLDQGLVSGIGNIYADEALWRARLHYARPTDKLRRADAFRLIDSARAVMLDALDAGGTSFDSLYVNVNGASGYFDRSLNAYGREGEPCKRCTAAGIHATIRREQFMNRSSYTCPVCQPRPRNGRW
- the rpmF gene encoding 50S ribosomal protein L32: MAVPKRKMSRSNTRARRSQWKATAPHLVKTVENGQVTYSLPHQAKVVTDSAGTALFLEYKGRKVADV
- a CDS encoding YceD family protein, producing MAFDVKDLGRSPGSMRTLKEHVPAPGDLGVALIGVQEGSDVELDLRLEAVHEGILVSGTVIAGVTGECGRCLDPLAYDLEVNVQELFFYEGAELSDGEEDEEQRRVEHDVIDLEPVLRDAVVTNLPFQPVCREDCQGLCSECGVRLEDEPGHHHEVLDPRWAALADMAKPDRQN
- the rnc gene encoding ribonuclease III; protein product: MSSTEELLKRLGVTIDAGTLRLALTHRSYAYENGGIPTNERLEFLGDSILGFSVTDSLYRDNPDLPEGELAKRRSAVVSTRALANIGRSLGIGEFIYLGQGEKLTEGKNKASILADTMEALIGATYVSNDIETARQLVMRLIGPLLKDAAVLGAGTDWKTSIQELAASRQLGTIHYAVEGAGPDHARTFSAVLNIGGKPYGKGTGHSKKEAEQEAAADAWRVLSGPDAADGAGKSAGSVPAK
- a CDS encoding TolB-like translocation protein is translated as MSGRAQQARPARRKGTGDDGAHAAAAGPRLRSVAGVPRRIVALLAVTLLSLAGAGAYAATAFQEARTSQAAVPAVQVAAASALPAEPFVMFRNTAAGRGNGEAAFAPLTNPSGERFLSGRACDRVYATRQIVSCLATKNAVPTTFEASTYGPSLQPLQGWALGGIPSRTRISPDGALLASTVFVAGHSYASAGFSTETVIRGADGTVYGNLETFALMADGTRIKATDRNIWGVTFVPGAPNAFYATASSQGNIWLVRGDLAERTLTVVASGVECPSISPDGKRIAFKKSDSGTLVGDRHPAVLDLATGNVTVLGEQRNLDDQLEWLDGNTILYGLPRDDTGQDSDIWSLSTHAGATPELFIEHAWSPAVVR